In one window of Lytechinus pictus isolate F3 Inbred chromosome 19, Lp3.0, whole genome shotgun sequence DNA:
- the LOC135157669 gene encoding ankyrin repeat domain-containing protein 65-like, which translates to MSHVFQVIRSGADPNKANEDGRRALHVAAEEVHLPIVYFLVRQGADVDAQCDVGQTALHAAIHNNQCLSSLLLTVKGTDVSKRDIYGRTPLHMAAASGNIHIFDNLADETWDIHEEDDMGLTVLHHVVRHGHSNVVNHLLK; encoded by the coding sequence ATGTCACATGTTTTTCAAGTCATCCGGAGCGGAGCAGACCCGAATAAAGCAAATGAAGATGGACGCAGGGCTCTCCATGTAGCTGCTGAAGAAGTACATCTACCTATCGTATATTTCCTCGTGAGGCAGGGAGCAGACGTGGATGCCCAATGTGATGTGGGTCAGACAGCTCTTCATGCTGctatacacaataatcaatgcctCTCTTCATTACTTCTTACTGTGAAAGGAACAGATGTTTCCAAACGGGATATTTATGGAAGAACACCTTTACACATGGCAGCCGCATCTGGAAACATTCACATCTTTGACAACCTCGCAGATGAAACATGGGACATACATGAAGAAGATGACATGGGTCTAACAGTTCTCCATCATGTAGTGAGACATGGACATTCCAATGTTGTCAATCATCTCCTCAAGTAG